A region of Subdoligranulum variabile DNA encodes the following proteins:
- a CDS encoding sensor histidine kinase encodes MKQHAPKKARRFVLSIRWQLMIFITAMTLLTLALVWGVITYALVPQYNRTIRGKLESKADAIVAMIDQSDTPIANRDFGVLVLNSDFWKKVGDTFLNKTINVDGCCVDFSDTTLRCLKAYESMYPCLLHESTGAFGGEFVTNVNTALVIQMRQKLFQNGSLYEIVHSSSSQQMLVGHLSADGQYGVIVSASLAQISTAAEVLRSILIPLAVLLLVLDLLVAILFSRWFTRPIERLSAGAQEIASGNYDVQISVIHHDEIGRLAEDFNHMASEVKRSAQLEKDILANVSHDLRTPLTLIKGYAETVRDLTGTDEEKRTEQCNIIVDETDRLSALVNSVLELSKVQNGSEKPNLIDFDMSELCFEVAGRYDALCDQNHWTLQLEADHAAPVHADPAMMERVLHNLLGNAFHHIGADGVVILRVVPLEQGCRVEVADHGPGIPPEDLPHLFDRYYRARQDAGKTGTGLGLSITKAILQQHGFAFGVDSAVGQGSTFWFTMNDTRIQPNP; translated from the coding sequence GTGAAACAACACGCCCCGAAAAAAGCGCGCAGATTCGTACTGAGTATCCGCTGGCAGCTGATGATTTTCATCACCGCCATGACGCTGCTGACCCTGGCCCTGGTATGGGGCGTCATCACCTACGCACTGGTGCCCCAGTACAACCGCACCATCCGCGGCAAGTTGGAAAGCAAGGCCGACGCCATTGTGGCCATGATCGACCAGAGCGACACGCCCATCGCCAACCGGGATTTCGGTGTGCTGGTGCTCAACAGCGATTTCTGGAAGAAGGTGGGCGACACCTTCCTCAACAAGACCATCAATGTGGACGGCTGCTGCGTGGATTTCAGTGATACCACGCTGCGCTGCCTCAAAGCCTATGAGAGCATGTACCCCTGCCTGCTCCACGAGAGCACCGGCGCTTTCGGCGGCGAATTCGTGACCAACGTCAACACGGCACTGGTCATCCAGATGCGGCAGAAGCTTTTCCAGAACGGGTCCCTCTATGAGATCGTTCATTCCAGTTCCAGCCAGCAGATGCTGGTGGGGCACCTTTCTGCCGACGGGCAGTACGGCGTCATCGTTTCGGCCAGTCTGGCCCAGATTTCCACCGCCGCCGAGGTGCTGCGTTCCATCCTGATCCCGCTGGCCGTACTGCTGCTGGTGCTGGATCTTCTGGTGGCCATCCTCTTCAGCCGCTGGTTCACCCGGCCCATCGAACGTCTCTCCGCCGGCGCTCAGGAGATCGCCTCCGGCAACTACGACGTACAGATCTCGGTGATCCACCATGACGAGATCGGACGTCTGGCAGAGGATTTCAACCATATGGCCTCCGAGGTCAAGCGCAGTGCCCAGCTGGAGAAGGACATCCTGGCCAACGTCAGCCATGATCTGCGCACACCGCTGACCCTCATCAAGGGCTATGCGGAAACGGTGCGCGACCTGACCGGCACCGACGAGGAAAAACGCACCGAACAGTGCAATATCATTGTGGATGAGACCGACCGGCTGTCGGCACTGGTCAACAGCGTGCTGGAACTCAGCAAGGTGCAGAACGGCTCCGAAAAGCCCAACCTCATCGACTTCGACATGAGCGAACTCTGTTTTGAGGTGGCCGGACGCTACGACGCGCTCTGCGACCAGAACCACTGGACCCTGCAGCTGGAAGCCGACCATGCCGCCCCCGTACACGCCGACCCTGCCATGATGGAACGGGTGCTGCACAACCTGCTGGGCAATGCTTTCCACCATATCGGCGCCGACGGGGTGGTCATCCTGCGGGTGGTACCGCTGGAGCAGGGCTGCCGCGTGGAAGTGGCGGACCATGGCCCCGGCATTCCGCCCGAAGATCTGCCGCACCTGTTTGACCGCTACTACCGCGCCCGCCAGGATGCCGGCAAGACCGGCACCGGGCTGGGACTTTCCATCACCAAGGCGATCCTGCAGCAGCATGGCTTTGCCTTCGGGGTGGACAGCGCCGTGGGCCAGGGTTCCACGTTCTGGTTCACGATGAACGATACCCGTATCCAACCCAATCCCTGA